In the Cricetulus griseus strain 17A/GY unplaced genomic scaffold, alternate assembly CriGri-PICRH-1.0 unplaced_scaffold_262, whole genome shotgun sequence genome, ttatctggatctgtctttatcatcttaggAGTGCCatgtctaaactccagaagcgccAGGACAGTGCGAGCATATGGAAGTTACTCCATTATCTCTCAGTGGCCGATAGGGCAGGCTGTgccagcaggtttccctctttctttgtgtaccttggggcatggggtcatccctcTCAAAGACACCATTCTgtcatgataaatctttccaccaaaggctacagagccccaccaccacgtgtgtgctttacgccagctgcccacctgagttagggcccaaattaatacacagagagacttgtatcaggttcaaatgctgcttggctaatgactaggatccttatctgttagctcagtcttatcataaatctatatatatatatatatattttatgacttatagaggatgcctttcactatTGCCCTTTCTTGCCactggctcacatcctgccactggaggatgtgaaggggaaaaggggccacttcctttttctccttgttaaatatgagtctgcttctatgtcacttccggcctggatcaccacttctctgttccgtttcctagaatcctctttgactcctagtcctgtctaacttgctatttcattggccaaacagaacttcatTTAAGAgtcaataaggtaaacatacacagaaatacttcccCCAACAGCCAggtatacctgtagccagccacaGGAGGCATGGCTATGGTGACACCTACAGAAACTGGTGATAGTGTTGAGGGGTCATGGAGAGACTGTGAAAGTTCTGTGGTCACTTGGCACACATGGAATTCTGGCAGCTGATGTATCCTTTGAGCACAGGGATTCATCTAAAGTTGGAGACTACAACATAGAGATGAAGAGGGATTTGGATTCCAAATAATGTTGGGGGTTATTTAAAGAATGAAGAATATCCACTGGAGAGGAAGCAATGTGTATTTCATATAGCAGGCATGAATTCTGGTCCAGAAGGGCGACTTTGCCTCAGTTTGCCTACTTGTTCTGATTTGCATGACCTACACTTGAGCAGAGAATATTAATCCAATTTGTTCATGGGGTTATGAATTTGAGGGTGGCAGCTAATGTTGTTGGGTACTCTCTCTGGGAATGTAGGTACTGTGGAAGTTTCATGGGCTGCTGACCCACCTTACCTGTTGGTGTTGCTGGTGTGACATGTACATGAGTAACGGATGCTTTCCTGAGATTTGGAAATACAGACATATTCCTTTTACTTTGAATGGGAATATACTCTGTGCCCATCCATGTATGTTGGAAATCCTTAGTTTCTGGATTTTACAAAATAATGCAGTCATGAGATTGTTTTGAGTATCAGAAGATAATTTGGAAATTTCAGCTTTTTGAGAAATTGCAGTTCATGAGGATAAATGCACTTGGAGCAAAGACCCAGCTTCCCCAATCTCCACTCATTCCAGCACTGTCTCCAGTCTCCATTCCCCAAAATCCACTgctactctgtttcccttcagaaaagagaaggcttcccagggatatcaacctaACATCATGACAAAGTAAAGTAAATCAagacacaaaccctcatacaAGCCTGACCAACgtaactcagtagaaggaaaagtgtcTCAAGAGCAGTCAAAAGAATCACCACAAGACCTTCTGGAATCCCATAGGCAAACCCctatgagccttgcttagttCATTCTGTTGGCAAAGTTCTCCTGTTTTCTGCAAACCCGCAGTGTTCACCCCCTCCTTCCACAGGATTCATAGACCTGAAGCAAATATTTTTGCTCCTATCAGCTGCTAggagaagcatctctgatgacaattgggctaagcACCAATTTGTGATTATAGCAGAATATACATATGAATCCTTTCATTGACTTATTTCTTggtcaattttattttgttctaccATAGTTTTCTAAGCCATTCAAGTTCTTATTCCTTGGCTGTTCAGGTACTATCAGGCATGGTTTTCCTCTCAGAGCTAGAGCTTCAACTGTAAGCAGTCATTTGTTGAACACTGCAGAAGCTCTGATCCACCATTGCACCAGAATGTTTTCCAGGCAGGACAAGTGTGATTGTAAAATTTTGTGGCTTCCTTGGTGTCCCAATCCAATATTGGGCGCTTTAtgtggttatagaagatggctggttcagcttcattattgttgtttactaggagtcctcactaaGTACTCACCCCTACAGGTTCTGGGAAATTCTCATTGCACTGTTTCCACAAAGCCTGTTAAAAGTTCCCCCATTGCAGACATCTCTCCCATCTTCTTCCCCTCTGCCCCATCCTTACTCACCTGATCTTTTGTAGTTACATCGCTACCTGCCATCATTGCATCCAGAAAATCTCAATTttatacacagagagatccatgtatctcccctgtaaatggagttcttatttgctctaaaataatgaaaacttggagtaagatatagaggaaaatgctgagaaatcatAGAGAAAGTttaagccaaagccacctttatctCACTAGTTTCCAACTGGAAAAGTGcgagtttctgtttctttttgcttatatCCCCTCTCTCCTTAGCCATCATACTTCTATCTCATTGCACCCATTTCACTTCCTCTTTCAGCCAGCcttctgtacagacctctagaccccTTCACTTGCTAGGGGCAAGCTCCATCTTTTTTCTTCAGACAAGCTGAATTTGTACAAGGAAGTTATCAACACACTTCCCTAGAGCTGTTCTAGTAACTTAGCCTCTCTGGTTCTAAGGATTGTGCTGTGATTAACTGTGATCACTgggattgtattttacttaaattctgttaatacatattttaaaaagtaaagaaaatctggaactataactgtctagtcttcaattccatcaatgACCAAAGAAGGAATTATTACAACCTAAGTAAACAGGCAGTGCATTGCAGGCAACTTCCTAGACTTTACAAACGACAGAGACACCTGAGTTCCTGACAGACACACAAACCTTTTCTGCAACActgagcatccatcttcagtctacaCCACTAGTGTATTTCTCAGATATTTCAGTGAAGCAGGGAATTTGAAATACTGGTCTGCCTTATATTGGCAAATTTAATCAGTTGCTTTTCTCTGTATCCTGAATAaaagtaacatatcttaaaataaggTTCTACAGAAATATACATTTAGTATACAGTTGCTACCATGTTTTTggttgcacacatgtatgtgatattttagaatgccATCACCTATGATGATGTGCATATCGACTTCACATGGAAAGAGTGGACTTTGCTGgacacttctcagaagaatctctacaaagatgtgatggtGGAGACCTACAGGAACCTCAATGATCTAGGTAagactgtattttatttcatattttgaaataataggACAACATCAATTGGTTATTGGTGTTCTTCTTTAACTTTatttagagagaaaaaataatgtgGTAAATATATAAGCCAAAGTTCTAAAGTTCAATGAAGACAGTAACTTAAATTTTGCACATGTTTCaacaataaatatacattttctgcTACTATATTTTAGGATACAATTGGGAAGACAATAGCATTGAAGAACATTGTGCAAGTTGTAAAACAcatgaaaggtaattttcatttatGAGCTCACAGAAATGTGTCTCTGAAGAAATTGGGATGTGTCCTgaattttgaaacagaaacaacagtgtAATTGATCACAGCTTAAATTGCATTGATGGTTATTAAATTCTCAATAAACCATATAATTCAATTTCAGGTAGATGAACTGTATttgcaaaataatatttaaagaaagaatacaacaaaaaataccttAAGAGAAATTACCACTTGAATAATCATACCATGAGAGCTATACTGTAGAAATATAATCCCACATATTTCTTACTATGCATATCACTTAAGTCATGGTTGATGTGATAAGCACATCTCCACAccttcaactgagaaaacactTCATAGAAAATTTAGTTTTACTCATGAACTTGCTGTTACTTTTGTAAATTTAGTGACAGGGCCCTTACTGTCAAAAGCCAAGGGGCAGTTATTGCAGAATAACCTTAATCTCTCTAGCACATGTCTacaaggaacagaaaatgaaactgaagtAAATGTGGAAGCCTCTTCATTATAAACTTCCTTTACTAAGTATATCATGTATTAGTTAGGATACAAGCCACATGACCAAAGGAATAAGGAGGATATAATATTCCACCCtcacagaatatttaaaagacatgtaCTAGTCCCAATTTAAGCATACTTGTTGAATTTGATTCATGTgtacaagtattttattttcctgcttcATTGCTAATACACCAACAAGTTCATGCTGCAGAAAAGTCCAATGAGTCTAGAACTGTGGACATACTTTTGTTTGTTCTAGGTCATTAGCAAATGTAATATGATTCAACATGTAGGAAAACTTCAAAATTCAATAATGGTGATAAAGATCTGAATCTTTCCAGTTCTCTTCAATAGGTAAAAAATCAACTGTAAAAAAGGGTTCTAAATATTAGAAACATATAATAGAGGATTATACCTACATTGGTATCTTCAAAGATGAAAAACGACCTcttcaaagatgaaaaacaacACTTAATGTAGGGGAAAACATGAGTGTAAACCAGTGATAAGCCTGTAAGATTTGATTCTTCTGCACAATTGCAACAAATTATAACGATTTACACAGATATCAAGATTCAACATTGTATTGAATGTGGTAAAACATTTACAAGCCCATTTTCCTTGCAGGCATGAAGGAAGACAAACTGGGGAGAAGCCTTATGTATATACACAATGTCTTAAAGCCTTTGCGTGTtacagtcatcttcaaatgcataaaagaacacatagtggagagaaaccctatgaatgtaatctaTGTGGAAAAGATTTTGCTCATTATAGTTATCTTAAAACGCATAAaaggacacacactggagagaaaccctatgagtgTAATCATTGTGGTcaagccttttctcagcacagtcatcttcaaacgcATGAAAGgagacatactggagagaaaccttatgaatgtaatcagtgtggtaaagcctttgctcagcaaagtactcttcaaatgcataaaaggacacacactggagagaaacccaatgaatgtaatcagtgtggtcaAGCCTTTTCTCGGCACAGTCATCTTCAATCGCATAAAAGaagacatactggagagaaaccctatgaatgttatcagtgtggtaaagccttttctcatctgAGTTCACTTCAtgtgcataaaaggacacatactggagagaaaccatatgaatgtaatcagtgtggtaaagcctttgcccGTTGCAGTCAACTTCAAattcataaaaggacacatactggagagaaaccttatgaatgtaatcagtgtggtaaagctttttcACAGAATGGTagtcttcaaatacataaaaggagacatactggagagaaaccttatgaatgtaatcagtgtggtaaggCTTTTTCACACCATGGtaatcttcaaatgcataaaaggagacatactggagagaaaccctatgaatgtatttaatgtggtaaagcctttgctcagcataTTTCACTTCAAATGCTTGAAGGAACACATCAAGGACAAAAGACTTATGAAGGAAATCAATGTGGTAAAATCTTCGCatttcaaattgtttttaaagtgcATAAAAGAGCACATAATTGAGAGAAACCATATGAACCTTATCAATTCCATAAAGTCTTTGCTTGGCAAATTTATCTTCAgatacataaaaggac is a window encoding:
- the LOC100752592 gene encoding zinc finger protein 120-like isoform X2, with the protein product MVETYRNLNDLGYNWEDNSIEEHCASCKTHERHEGRQTGEKPYVYTQCLKAFACYSHLQMHKRTHSGEKPYECNLCGKDFAHYSYLKTHKRTHTGEKPYECNHCGQAFSQHSHLQTHERRHTGEKPYECNQCGKAFAQQSTLQMHKRTHTGEKPNECNQCGQAFSRHSHLQSHKRRHTGEKPYECYQCGKAFSHLSSLHVHKRTHTGEKPYECNQCGKAFARCSQLQIHKRTHTGEKPYECNQCGKAFSQNGSLQIHKRRHTGEKPYECNQCGKAFSHHGNLQMHKRRHTGEKPYECI
- the LOC100752592 gene encoding zinc finger protein 120-like isoform X3, which gives rise to MHKRTHSGEKPYECNLCGKDFAHYSYLKTHKRTHTGEKPYECNHCGQAFSQHSHLQTHERRHTGEKPYECNQCGKAFAQQSTLQMHKRTHTGEKPNECNQCGQAFSRHSHLQSHKRRHTGEKPYECYQCGKAFSHLSSLHVHKRTHTGEKPYECNQCGKAFARCSQLQIHKRTHTGEKPYECNQCGKAFSQNGSLQIHKRRHTGEKPYECNQCGKAFSHHGNLQMHKRRHTGEKPYECI